Below is a genomic region from Raphanus sativus cultivar WK10039 chromosome 4, ASM80110v3, whole genome shotgun sequence.
CAAATTAAATTTagtatgtattttaaataaaaccacaaattatttatatatgtactcCATATATAGTAATTACACCCcaattaattaaaatctaatctattaatttagggattatctactatttgaagttctcatttaaattttggactctttcatagttgttgctagaatatatcatgtctcctatacaatgcaacctaccaacttaaattaaaccaaatcttaaccaacatagattagttaaacctaatcagtaacacttttataatatttttggttaatctcttaatataattagatcatataaaactgaaccacttttaaatcaacgagttccatatcattccagacataagaaaaaaaatatccgactcatttacaatgtaagtatacaaagaccgtgtatgcttatgctcattgatcttccaaaaaccaaataattgtggcatagaccaacataggcttaTGTTcttatcactaactttacttccatatatttactcttcacctacatcatatcacaacatacacagttctgtaagaacatgatttttttttgttcaaacaaccaaataatggtggcatatggtcagtagattttttaaatatgttttttatatattacattttacgagactatgtgtataatttttttttttttgaaaaaaggcataactatgtgtataagttaaaaggtaaaaagtgtgacaaggcaaattattatactaaaaatgaaagaagattaaatacaaactaataacaagtacaatacaaattataacactattaaattctatatatatttaataaaatattatatatatgtctaatatgtatatatatatataaatgttacacaaaatatatataatattatatacacatattaccAAAGCGAACCTGGTCCAGTTGGTTGTGGTTATTTCATTTCCACTTGGGCTCCAGTGTTCGATACACCTTTGGTACTTcctcagtctctctctctttgtttcagcaaaaaaaaatatacacatattatatataccatatactccctctgtttttaaaagattcatgttttagaaaaaaaatttgtttcaaaaagatacattttctaCATTTTCAAGACATTagttaatgaaaaattgtatatttccaaaaatataattgtatttattaaaatcttattggttcaaaattttggggaattgttaattaataaaaacaatgcattggtaactaaaattttatgtttttcttaataagtgtgaaaaatctaaaacatggatcttatagaaacagagggagtattattaattaaaatttgacaaatcagtttccgccctttagggcgggtcctaatctagtttttAATTAATCGATAGTTCCAATCCGGGCACTCATTAACACATACGGTAATTCAAATCAAAGCCTAAAACAATCATTTTACAATTTAACCAGTTCAGCTGAAAcagaaattatatataaaaatgaaccGAATCGACTTATTGACTGGGTTTCTTCTATTTAATAtgtgttaaaatattatatgaaaaaacaaatttaatcatatttatcctaaagagaaaaaaattcaGCCAATgaatataacaaaaattttaaatagacaaatgttatttatcaaataaaatttatcagcAAATAATTTTGCATTTTGAATCTGTGAAACAAAATCTagtactattttaaaataatagtgttattatattatattattaaagtatataaataccattaaatttaaattttaataaacatgttcctttttaaaaatagacaaatgtcacttatcaaataaaatttatcagcgtttaattttatttttgaaactgtGGAACAAAATCTAGtactgttttaaaataatagtattattatattatattattaaagtattttaatactatttaaagttaaattttaataaaattagtcCTTTTTCAGATAAATTCTTCCAGAGCTTAAATTCTAtatagataaaatttatttttctactttAGGAATGTCATGATAATGATAttcttacaaaaaataattgtatacaGATTTTTCAAGTGTTTTATAATccttattataattattataaaatatattttttaaaaatctattctattattttataacttaCATAAGACGGTTTTATATACAccatgttaaatattttatatagatatgtcTTTGTTAaactacataaataataataagttgACATTTTGGATTAGACCTAAAatgtttttggtataaatgCATTTACAAACATTTGATCAACAGTTAGGCCAAAAGGACTTTCCACAATTTGTATACAGATTTGATCTATACAAACTTGAGTCTTTTGAACCAAAACGTATAGCTTTATATATTGACATTATTTGGCGGTCCAACAAACCTTtacatcacaaaaaaaaacctctTCAAGGTGGGACAAAAACACTGAGCACAGTGGCGGACCCATATGGAAAAGAGGGGGTGCAGCTGCAacatcttaaatatataaatgtgatttgTTAAGCTAGTACAAGtgaatttttttagttttgttggTACATTCCCTTCTGCTGACACACCTTAAACCTGGTTTCAATACCAATTCAGTTCTGTTTATGGCTAAAATGTATGCATGATGAATTACCAATTACGGTTAGTATATTAgttgatatatcatatatctaGTACAGTTTTGCAATACTTAGAAGTATAAGACATCCATTAAAAACTGATCTGTGCCActctaaaataattatcaagataaaaatctatattattggATCAGCCCAAAGTGTACCAAGTAAATCTTATGTTTCACCGACTCAAAAATGTAACTCTTATAaaatacacacaaaatataGTGACGATTCTTTAACATAAGAGTGTATATACAAATTCTcacataaactatataattttaaaccaaaaaatcttcAATGATAGAATATGACTTTGTATTATTATGTATAAGAAAACCAAAGCACTAATTCATATCAAATACTATTATTAATCAGAAAATAATCTGCGCAATTGAAGTACGAATAAAAATCTAGTatactattataaaaatttcaaatgaaCTTTATGGAAAGAGTATAATAAAAAGTGGTTATTAAACAAGAGAGAACATCTGAGCATACTTTTGCTACTCAGTATTCTCTAATGAAACTCACACAAACACAGGCATATTGCGGCGTATTTGGATGATAAAGAACAAAACATGTCTCATGTTTTCTTCACCTAAAACATATTACTTAGATATGTGGTCTAGCCGTATAGGGAAATACATAGATTATGCTTCATATTGTCAATGTCATTAACGCATACACATAGATGGTCAAAAACACACGATGGCTGAAATAAatcttctaaattttttttatcaaacataaaGGAGTTTGAGTTTGTCTAACAAGCCAACATATGAGAATAATTCAGTGGAATATCacaaaatagatataaaaactgaccagagaaaaaataaaataaaataaagacaCTAGCTCAATGAACCAAATGATCCTTTCCTCTTGAACTTGTCATTCACAATAGAAAGTTGGGCTCGTTGACGTTCTTTGAACGTTCGTGCACGTCTCATCAAATTAGAATCGTGTAGACATGCCTCCACGATTTTGTTGGATGGAGTCCAAAACAGGGGAGAGAAAAGCTTTGCTATATATATAACCCATGACCCCATTTCTtacaacacaaacaaaaacaagaaaaactaACCAAAGTAGTTAGGCGTTggtagagaaaaaaaatcacaatgaGATCTTCTTCTAGGATGGGGAGTTCAGCCCATCTAATTTACGCTCTAGGCGTTATCATCATGGCAAATATGGTTGCTGCTTATGAACCAAGTACATATAGCTTGCCACCACTTCCGTCATATTCACCATCTCCAAAAGTAGAATACAACACTCCTCCATTACCATATGTTGACAATTCTCCGTCACCACCACCGTACTATTCTCCATCACCAAAAGTAgactacaagtctcctccaccaccttaTGTATACActtctcctccaccaccaccatattatTCACCATCACCAAAGGTTGAGTACAagtctcctcctccaccatATGTTTACaattctccaccaccacctccttactACTCTCCATCACCAAAGGTAGACTataagtctcctccaccaccatatgtttACAGTTCCCCACCACCACCGCCATACTATTCACCATCTCCGAAAGTCGagtacaagtctccaccaccaccatatatCTACAGTTCCCCACCTCCACCACCAAATTACTCACCATCTCCAAAGGTTGAATATAAGTCTCCTCCTTCACCGTATGTCTACAGCTCTCCGccacctccaccatactactcaccATCTCCTAAAGTTGaatacaagtctcctccaccaccatatgtctacagttccccacctccaccaccatattACTCACCATCTCCAAAGGTTGAGTACAAGTCTCCTCCTCCACCGTATGTCTAcagctctccaccacctccaccatactactcaccATCTCCTAAAGTTGaatacaagtctcctccaccaccatatgtctacagttccccacctccaccaccatattACTCACCATCTCCAAAGGTTGAGTACAAGTCTCCTCCTCCACCGTATGTCTAcagctctccaccacctccaccatactactcaccATCTCCTAAGGTTGagtacaagtctccaccaccaccatatgtttacagttccccaccaccaccaccatactactcaccATCCCCGAAAGTTGagtacaagtctcctccaccaccgtaTGTCTATAgttccccaccaccaccaccgtacTACTCACCATCTCCTATAGTTGattacaagtctcctccaccaccatacgtCTACaattctccaccaccaccttaTTACTCGCCATCTCCTAAGGT
It encodes:
- the LOC108851214 gene encoding extensin-2-like — its product is MRSSSRMGSSAHLIYALGVIIMANMVAAYEPSTYSLPPLPSYSPSPKVEYNTPPLPYVDNSPSPPPYYSPSPKVDYKSPPPPYVYTSPPPPPYYSPSPKVEYKSPPPPYVYNSPPPPPYYSPSPKVDYKSPPPPYVYSSPPPPPYYSPSPKVEYKSPPPPYIYSSPPPPPNYSPSPKVEYKSPPSPYVYSSPPPPPYYSPSPKVEYKSPPPPYVYSSPPPPPYYSPSPKVEYKSPPPPYVYSSPPPPPYYSPSPKVEYKSPPPPYVYSSPPPPPYYSPSPKVEYKSPPPPYVYSSPPPPPYYSPSPKVEYKSPPPPYVYSSPPPPPYYSPSPKVEYKSPPPPYVYSSPPPPPYYSPSPIVDYKSPPPPYVYNSPPPPYYSPSPKVEYKSPPSPYVYSSPPPPPYYSPSPKVEYKSPPPPHVYSSPPPPYYSPSPKVVYKSPPPPYVYSSPPPPYYSPSPKVHYKSPPPLYVYSSPPPPYYSPSPKVHYKSPPPPYVYSSSPPPYYSPAPKVHYKSPPHPHVCVCPPPPPCYAPSPKIIYKSPPPPYVYNSPPPPYYSPSPKVYYKSPPPPYVYSSPPPPYYSPSPKVYYKSPPPPYVYNSPPPLFYSPSPKVDYKSPPPPYVYTSPPPPPYYSPSPKAEYKSPPPPSYY